The following are encoded together in the Oncorhynchus nerka isolate Pitt River linkage group LG25, Oner_Uvic_2.0, whole genome shotgun sequence genome:
- the LOC115109481 gene encoding serine/threonine-protein phosphatase 6 regulatory subunit 2-like isoform X5 gives MFWKFDLHMSSQLEALLEKDDVTLTELMEEEDVLQECKAQNHRLLVFLSQDTCMQELLHLITTEPPAGLEETRRFKHPNIACELLTSDVGVINDKLGGEKLLLDTLYSFLEQPPPLNPLLASFFSKTIGNLITRKTEQVISFLRGKEGFLGLVLNHINTSAMMDLLLRLISCVEPAPLRQDTLNWLNEEQLAQRLIELIHPGKDEEKQSNASQTVCDIIRLSRDQANQLQENTEADPLLAVLESQECLGQLLDNMFVGERTESCIICGTQILLTLLEIRRPGVEGMLDVCVQGHERCVNSSILQAIQPHLTHYHQLLLDPPRVTPMLTSLGVLEVPLGNCRLHVARLMASLLQTTNTSYYICCNNTIYNTVTLELCRLNTINILLDLFFKYTWNNFLHFQVELCVAAILSHSAQEQRPLVTQENPRLQQEPQEKQASPGPTLPLPSVPPDISTHNPLVTHLFQDCRLVLRILEAWEENDKMQAEGGMRRGYMGHLTRIANTVVCSMEKGPVHSQISSLITELLVDCKGRWETFVDQALTEINRKNTVDLVSHNLRSSSEDDDRQSPFPKELSLQQTFSDYQIQQITANFVDQFGFNDDEFSEHGDNINATFDRIAEINFNVDTEDTAKTAAFEACTKEKIQSFDDNEEEDIWEEREINYTTHTKSRTRFGGSRTSVGAAQSDGVSDTAGSSTGSETEEWEVPIEVTGQTEHSKNISQTENISQTETAQSPGWAASFGEVNSKAPSPGVGMDPWANPTPKSGVGVDLWGSPAPTPGVSLDPWGSPASKSGVGVDPWGSPTPKSEVGVDSWDSPAPKSEVGVDAWGSPAPQPITAEKGWAKFTDFQPFCCSETGPRCTSPVDSEICGSDKTKPSQDKNSCVWSVCVARKAPLVASDSSSSGGSESDEEDKTESVTMETVSKEMVTTETVVTTAGQETIRLRMDANNERAVFTRSMLSSDGSTRVRLT, from the exons ATGTTCTGGAAGTTTGACCTGCACATGTCGTCCCAGCTGGAGGCCCTGCTGGAGAAGGATGATGTCACACTCACTGAgctcatggaggaggaggacgtacTACAGGAGTGCAAGGCCCAGAACCACAG GCTGCTTGTCTTCCTGTCCCAGGACACCTGCATGCAGGAGCTGCTGCACCTCATCACCACAGAGCCCCCTGCTGGCCTGGAAGAAACAAGACGTTTTAA gcacCCTAACATAGCGTGTGAGCTGCTGACGAGTGATGTGGGGGTGATAAATGATAAGCTGGGTGGAGAGAAGCTCCTGCTGGATACCCTGTACTCTTTCCTGGAGCAGCCCCCTCCCCTCAACCCCCTTCTTGCGTCCTTCTTCAGCAAGACCATCGGAAACCTCATCACACGCAAGACCGAACAG GTGATCTCCTTTCTGCGGGGAAAGGAGGGTTTCCTGGGTCTGGTCCTGAATCACATCAACACATCAGCCATGATGGACCTCCTGCTACGCCTCATCAGCTGTGTAGAGCCTGCTCCTCTCAGACAGGACACACTCAac TGGTTAAATGAAGAGCAGCTGGCCCAGAGGCTTATAGAGCTCATCCACCCTGGGAAAGATGAGGAG aaacAGTCAAATGCATCCCAGACTGTGTGTGACATCATCCGTCTCAGCAGAGACCAGGCCAATCAGCTCCAAGAGAACACTGAGGCTGACCCTCTGCTTGCCGTGCTGGAGTC GCAGGAGTGTCTGGGTCAGCTGCTGGACAACATGTTtgtgggagagaggacagagagctgtATCATCTgtggaactcaaatccttctaaCCTTACTGGAAATCAGGAGGCCAGG GGTGGAGGGTATGTTGGATGTGTGTGTTCAGGGACATGAGAGGTGTGTCAACAGTAGCATCCTGCAGGCCATCCAACCCCACCTCacacactaccaccaactactGCTGGATCCGCCCAGG gtgaCCCCCATGCTTACCAGTCTAGGTGTGTTGGAGGTGCCACTGGGTAACTGTCGTCTCCATGTGGCCAGACTGATGGCCTCTCTGCTACAGACCACTAACACCAGTTATTACATTTGTTGTAACAACACCATTTATAACACTGTCACACTGGAGCTCTGCAGACTCAACACCATAAACATTCtactg GACCTGTTCTTTAAGTACACCTGGAACAACTTCCTGCACTTCCAAGTGGAGCTGTGTGTGGCAGCCATCCTCAGCCACTCTGCCCAGGAGCAGAGACCCCTGGTTACCCAGGAAAATCCCAGGCTTCAGCAGGAGCCCCAGGAGAAGCAGGCCTCGCCTGGCCCTACACTCCCACTGCCCTCTGTTCCTCCCGACATCTCCACACACAACCCACTGGTGACCCAT TTGTTTCAGGACTGTCGTCTGGTTCTGAGGATATTGGAGGCCTGGGAGGAGAATGATAAGATGCA GGCGGAGGGGGGCATGAGGAGAGGCTACATGGGTCACCTGACTAGGATCGCCAACACTGTAGTCTGTAGCATGGAGAAAGGACCAGTACACAGCCAGATCAGCAGCCTTATTACAG AGCTGCTTGTGGATTGCAAGGGGCGCTGGGAGACCTTTGTAGACCAGGCCCTGACAGAGATCAACAGGAAGAACACTGTAGACCTg GTGTCTCACAACCTGCGCTCCTCCAGTGAAGACGATGATCGACAGAGTCCCTTCCCCAAAGAGCTGTCACTgcaacaa ACATTCTCAGACTACCAGATCCAGCAGATCACTGCTAACTTTGTGGATCAGTTTGGCTTCAATGACGACGAGTTCTCAGAACACGGCGACAACAtcaa TGCCACCTTTGACCGGATCGCAGAGATTAACTTCAACGTGGACACAGAGGACACT GCTAAGACTGCAGCATTTGAGGCCTGCACCAAGGAGAAGATCCAGTCGTTTGATGACAACGAAGAGGAAGAtatctgggaggagagagagatcaactaTACTACACACACTAAGTCTAGGACCag GTTTGGGGGGTCACGGACGTCTGTTGGAGCGGCTCAGAGTGATGGGGTGAGCGATACTGCTGGTAGCTCAACAGGTTCTGAAACGGAGGAGTGGGAGGTGCCTATTGAGGTCACAGGTCAGACAGAACACAGCAAGAACATCAGCCAGACTGAGAACATCAGCCAGACTGAGACTGCACAGA GCCCTGGCTGGGCGGCTAGTTTCGGGGAGGTGAACTCTAAGGCCCCCTCTCCTGGAGTGGGCATGGATCCATGGGCTAACCCCACCCCCAAGTCTGGAGTGGGCGTAGACCTATGGGGTAGCCCTGCCCCCACACCTGGAGTGAGCTTAGACCCGTGGGGTAGCCCCGCCTCTAAATCAGGAGTGGGCGTAGACCCATGGGGTAGCCCCACCCCCAAGTCCGAAGTGGGCGTCGACTCATGGGACAGCCCTGCCCCCAAGTCAGAAGTGGGCGTGGATGCATGGGGCAGCCCCGCCCCCCAACCCATAACTGCAGAGAAGGGCTGGGCCAAGTTCACTGACTTTCAGCCCTTCTGCTG ttcAGAGACAGGTCCGAGGTGCACTTCTCCAGTAGACTCCGAGATCTGTGGGTCAGACAAAACAAAACCCAGCCAAGACAAGAACT cttgtgtgtggagtgtgtgtgtggcgaggAAGGCTCCCCTGGTAGCATCAGACAGCTCTTCATCAGGAGGCTCAGAAAGTGATGAAGAGGACAAGACTGAATCTGTTACTATGGAGACGGTATCCAAGGAAATGGTCACTACAGAGACCGTTGTTACAACCGCCGGACAGGAGACCATCAGACTTAGGATGGACGCCAACAACGAGAGAGCTGTCttcaccag
- the LOC115109481 gene encoding serine/threonine-protein phosphatase 6 regulatory subunit 2-like isoform X3, translated as MFWKFDLHMSSQLEALLEKDDVTLTELMEEEDVLQECKAQNHRLLVFLSQDTCMQELLHLITTEPPAGLEETRRFKHPNIACELLTSDVGVINDKLGGEKLLLDTLYSFLEQPPPLNPLLASFFSKTIGNLITRKTEQVISFLRGKEGFLGLVLNHINTSAMMDLLLRLISCVEPAPLRQDTLNWLNEEQLAQRLIELIHPGKDEEKQSNASQTVCDIIRLSRDQANQLQENTEADPLLAVLESQECLGQLLDNMFVGERTESCIICGTQILLTLLEIRRPGVEGMLDVCVQGHERCVNSSILQAIQPHLTHYHQLLLDPPRVTPMLTSLGVLEVPLGNCRLHVARLMASLLQTTNTSYYICCNNTIYNTVTLELCRLNTINILLDLFFKYTWNNFLHFQVELCVAAILSHSAQEQRPLVTQENPRLQQEPQEKQASPGPTLPLPSVPPDISTHNPLVTHLFQDCRLVLRILEAWEENDKMQAEGGMRRGYMGHLTRIANTVVCSMEKGPVHSQISSLITELLVDCKGRWETFVDQALTEINRKNTVDLVSHNLRSSSEDDDRQSPFPKELSLQQTFSDYQIQQITANFVDQFGFNDDEFSEHGDNINATFDRIAEINFNVDTEDTAKTAAFEACTKEKIQSFDDNEEEDIWEEREINYTTHTKSRTRFGGSRTSVGAAQSDGVSDTAGSSTGSETEEWEVPIEVTGQTEHSKNISQTENISQTETAQSPGWAASFGEVNSKAPSPGVGMDPWANPTPKSGVGVDLWGSPAPTPGVSLDPWGSPASKSGVGVDPWGSPTPKSEVGVDSWDSPAPKSEVGVDAWGSPAPQPITAEKGWAKFTDFQPFCCSETGPRCTSPVDSEICGSDKTKPSQDKNSCVWSVCVARKAPLVASDSSSSGGSESDEEDKTESVTMETVSKEMVTTETVVTTAGQETIRLRMDANNERAVFTSEADMREKEKMKEKERVMGGGDPLNATAAPLKIRPATVTKDTPSLANGPA; from the exons ATGTTCTGGAAGTTTGACCTGCACATGTCGTCCCAGCTGGAGGCCCTGCTGGAGAAGGATGATGTCACACTCACTGAgctcatggaggaggaggacgtacTACAGGAGTGCAAGGCCCAGAACCACAG GCTGCTTGTCTTCCTGTCCCAGGACACCTGCATGCAGGAGCTGCTGCACCTCATCACCACAGAGCCCCCTGCTGGCCTGGAAGAAACAAGACGTTTTAA gcacCCTAACATAGCGTGTGAGCTGCTGACGAGTGATGTGGGGGTGATAAATGATAAGCTGGGTGGAGAGAAGCTCCTGCTGGATACCCTGTACTCTTTCCTGGAGCAGCCCCCTCCCCTCAACCCCCTTCTTGCGTCCTTCTTCAGCAAGACCATCGGAAACCTCATCACACGCAAGACCGAACAG GTGATCTCCTTTCTGCGGGGAAAGGAGGGTTTCCTGGGTCTGGTCCTGAATCACATCAACACATCAGCCATGATGGACCTCCTGCTACGCCTCATCAGCTGTGTAGAGCCTGCTCCTCTCAGACAGGACACACTCAac TGGTTAAATGAAGAGCAGCTGGCCCAGAGGCTTATAGAGCTCATCCACCCTGGGAAAGATGAGGAG aaacAGTCAAATGCATCCCAGACTGTGTGTGACATCATCCGTCTCAGCAGAGACCAGGCCAATCAGCTCCAAGAGAACACTGAGGCTGACCCTCTGCTTGCCGTGCTGGAGTC GCAGGAGTGTCTGGGTCAGCTGCTGGACAACATGTTtgtgggagagaggacagagagctgtATCATCTgtggaactcaaatccttctaaCCTTACTGGAAATCAGGAGGCCAGG GGTGGAGGGTATGTTGGATGTGTGTGTTCAGGGACATGAGAGGTGTGTCAACAGTAGCATCCTGCAGGCCATCCAACCCCACCTCacacactaccaccaactactGCTGGATCCGCCCAGG gtgaCCCCCATGCTTACCAGTCTAGGTGTGTTGGAGGTGCCACTGGGTAACTGTCGTCTCCATGTGGCCAGACTGATGGCCTCTCTGCTACAGACCACTAACACCAGTTATTACATTTGTTGTAACAACACCATTTATAACACTGTCACACTGGAGCTCTGCAGACTCAACACCATAAACATTCtactg GACCTGTTCTTTAAGTACACCTGGAACAACTTCCTGCACTTCCAAGTGGAGCTGTGTGTGGCAGCCATCCTCAGCCACTCTGCCCAGGAGCAGAGACCCCTGGTTACCCAGGAAAATCCCAGGCTTCAGCAGGAGCCCCAGGAGAAGCAGGCCTCGCCTGGCCCTACACTCCCACTGCCCTCTGTTCCTCCCGACATCTCCACACACAACCCACTGGTGACCCAT TTGTTTCAGGACTGTCGTCTGGTTCTGAGGATATTGGAGGCCTGGGAGGAGAATGATAAGATGCA GGCGGAGGGGGGCATGAGGAGAGGCTACATGGGTCACCTGACTAGGATCGCCAACACTGTAGTCTGTAGCATGGAGAAAGGACCAGTACACAGCCAGATCAGCAGCCTTATTACAG AGCTGCTTGTGGATTGCAAGGGGCGCTGGGAGACCTTTGTAGACCAGGCCCTGACAGAGATCAACAGGAAGAACACTGTAGACCTg GTGTCTCACAACCTGCGCTCCTCCAGTGAAGACGATGATCGACAGAGTCCCTTCCCCAAAGAGCTGTCACTgcaacaa ACATTCTCAGACTACCAGATCCAGCAGATCACTGCTAACTTTGTGGATCAGTTTGGCTTCAATGACGACGAGTTCTCAGAACACGGCGACAACAtcaa TGCCACCTTTGACCGGATCGCAGAGATTAACTTCAACGTGGACACAGAGGACACT GCTAAGACTGCAGCATTTGAGGCCTGCACCAAGGAGAAGATCCAGTCGTTTGATGACAACGAAGAGGAAGAtatctgggaggagagagagatcaactaTACTACACACACTAAGTCTAGGACCag GTTTGGGGGGTCACGGACGTCTGTTGGAGCGGCTCAGAGTGATGGGGTGAGCGATACTGCTGGTAGCTCAACAGGTTCTGAAACGGAGGAGTGGGAGGTGCCTATTGAGGTCACAGGTCAGACAGAACACAGCAAGAACATCAGCCAGACTGAGAACATCAGCCAGACTGAGACTGCACAGA GCCCTGGCTGGGCGGCTAGTTTCGGGGAGGTGAACTCTAAGGCCCCCTCTCCTGGAGTGGGCATGGATCCATGGGCTAACCCCACCCCCAAGTCTGGAGTGGGCGTAGACCTATGGGGTAGCCCTGCCCCCACACCTGGAGTGAGCTTAGACCCGTGGGGTAGCCCCGCCTCTAAATCAGGAGTGGGCGTAGACCCATGGGGTAGCCCCACCCCCAAGTCCGAAGTGGGCGTCGACTCATGGGACAGCCCTGCCCCCAAGTCAGAAGTGGGCGTGGATGCATGGGGCAGCCCCGCCCCCCAACCCATAACTGCAGAGAAGGGCTGGGCCAAGTTCACTGACTTTCAGCCCTTCTGCTG ttcAGAGACAGGTCCGAGGTGCACTTCTCCAGTAGACTCCGAGATCTGTGGGTCAGACAAAACAAAACCCAGCCAAGACAAGAACT cttgtgtgtggagtgtgtgtgtggcgaggAAGGCTCCCCTGGTAGCATCAGACAGCTCTTCATCAGGAGGCTCAGAAAGTGATGAAGAGGACAAGACTGAATCTGTTACTATGGAGACGGTATCCAAGGAAATGGTCACTACAGAGACCGTTGTTACAACCGCCGGACAGGAGACCATCAGACTTAGGATGGACGCCAACAACGAGAGAGCTGTCttcaccag